AGCCCTCCACGGAGCGAATCCAGCTTGGGATACAGGGCCAGGAATACGTCCTGCGTCACGGCTTCGGGGTCGTCCACGCCGCGTGCCCTGAGATAGCCAAAAACCGGTCCGGCGAAGTTGTTGTAGGCAGCCGTGAAGAGCAGGGCGGGATCATCCTGATCCGCCTGCACGTATTCATCAGCCAAAGGGTCTAGCACCCGTGGATGCCTCCGTCCCACACCACACTACGTAGCGGGGCTCCTTGTCCTAAGCCAAGGAGCCCCGCCCTTAAACCGTAACCGCTGCTTGCTTAGCGGACAGAATCGAGGGGTGCGCCCGGAACAGCCGGGACCTCGGAGGGAAGCTGAGTGGGCAGCTCAGGAGTCGCGGGAACGGCAGGAACAGCCGGCGCGGCGGGAACGCCCGGCACTGCGGGGACAGCCGGTACGGCAGGGGTTGCAGGCAGTTCGGACGTAACGGCGGCGTCGACGTCAGCCTCAGCCTTTGCCGAACCGTCAGCCTTCAGGCCGGCGGCCTTACCGGCTTCCACCACGGACTCGCAATGCGCCTCCACCTTGGCTTCGCCGCCGGCAGCGATGGTCAAGGACTCGAAGCCCGGAACCTTCGTGTCGGACTCCAGGCCGCCGTTGAGGAAAGCGGTGCAGAGACCGAAAGCCTCCGGGGAGGTGGCATCTTCTGCCGCAGCTTTGGCATCGGACACTGCGTCGGCAGCCTTGGCCTGGCCGGCTTCGGCGGCCTCGGTTGCCGTTGCCTTCGCGGTCTCGACGGCGTCAGTGGCCTGAGACTTGGCGGTTTCGGTAGCGTCGGCTGCTGCAGCTTCGGCTGCTGCGACGGTCTTCCCGGCCACCGGGGCCGGCGCTCCAACGAGGTCGTGGGCGGACTGCTGAATATCAGTGGGAAGTGCGCCATTGAACGCAGCGACGCCGGTTCCACCGGCAGCTACAGCTCCGGCAGCCAGGACGCCCGCGGCGACTTTGCTGGTGGCAAGGACAGTGAACAAGGACATGAAACCCTCCGACAAACGATTTTGGGATTGCCCCGGCCGCGGTTGGGTCGCGACCGGATGATCAGCGTGCGGACGTGGCCCGCACACCCCCTACATCGTTCGCGACGCCGGTGAGGTTACGCCTTGTCCGAAATTCTTTTTCAAGAGCTCGGATACTGCTTCTTGGCCGTGCTGCTACTTATCCACATAACGCTCCTTTTCCACACTGGCTAGATGTCCCCATGGCCGGGCACGCTGGGGCCAACTATGCTCAAGAAACCGCCCGGCACCTTTGGACGCCCGGCGATTGACATGGCACTACGTTCAGGGGATACGTGATGGGGCTGAGAATCTGATGGGGCAGGGACTGGTAGGCGCTGATGTCGGGGATCTCCGGCGTTTGTCCGCTGTCATGGACGCCGAGGCTGAGAAGATCACAAGTCTTCAACAGCAGCTCACAGCCATGATCCAGGCAGGTTCGTACTGGCAGGGAAATGACGCCGACCAGTTCCGGAGCAGGTGGCAGAGCGATCTCCGCGGACGGTTGGGAGCAGCAGCCACATGTCTGCGGACCAACGCCCGCGCCCTAAAACTCAACGCAGACCAGCAGGAACAAGCCTCCACGGGCGGTCCCGGGGGATCCAAGGGAGGACCCTCAGCAGGGACGGGGAGGACAGCACCCGGGCCGCTGGAGTTCACTTTTGATCCCACTACCTACGGCCCGGTCACGGTGGAAGGCAGCGGCTCCTTCGACAGTAAAGCGTCGGGCGAAACGCACGGTTCCATAGGTCCGGCCGGCATCGACGTTGGCGGCTCCGGCGAGGCTTCCACCGGAGGTGAGATGACCTGGAAGGCAGGCTCTGAGTTCGGTCCGGTCAAGACGACAGTTACCAACGAAACGTTTGTGGGCGCGCGCGCCGAAGGCGAGTACGGGGCCAGTGTGCCGTTCGGGTTCGGACTGCCGAACGCCCACGCCAACGGCGAAGCATTCGCAGGCGCAGAGAACGTGACCACCGTACGATCCGATTTCTTTGACGGCTGGGTGACCGACACCTCCACCACGCGAATGATGACAGGAGTGGAGGCCAGCGCACACGCCAATGCCAGCAGCCCGTTCCTGTTTTCCGCGGGTGGGGAAGGCTTTGCCGGTCAAAAGGTCACCATAGATAACAAGACCGAGTTCGCCGGCGGCTTGTTCTCCGTGGGTCAGGGCGGAGAATTGCGGGCCGGAGCCTGGGCAAGCGCCGGCGAAGGCGAGGTCAGCGTCAAGGGCCGCGAGACCACCGGGACAGCCTTCAGCGCAGGTGCCGGAGCGGAACTGACTGGAAGCCGGTATGTAGAAGTTTTGGGCCAAACCGTAACTCTCAACGCAACGGTCGCCGCCGGAGCGGGCGAGGGTCACTTCTTCACGGCATCCGTTGACGAGGACGGGCTCACTCTGGGCGCGGGCGCCAAGCTCACCGCGGAACTGGGCCTGGGTGCGGGTGGCCAGATCACCCTCAGCCCCAAGGGGTTGGTGGATTCCGTCACCGGATTCGTCGATTTCCTGAACAACTGACATTCCTCACTCCAGTCCACTGCCGGAAAGGCTCCCATGTCGCAGCAGGTATTCCCGTCCACAGCTTTCCCCGCCTACCCCACCATCAAACTCAGCCCGCCAGCCGGGTGGACCCATCAGGTGGTCCCCGACGCCGTGGGCGCCTTGATGGCTCCTGCATCCGAAGGCCGCTACACGCCAAACGTGGTCATCTCCGTGTCCCGTCGATTGCCTGGCTACCAGCTGCAGGACATCGCTGCGTCCGTTGACTCGTTCTTGGAC
The sequence above is a segment of the Arthrobacter sp. StoSoilB22 genome. Coding sequences within it:
- a CDS encoding WXG100 family type VII secretion target — protein: MGQGLVGADVGDLRRLSAVMDAEAEKITSLQQQLTAMIQAGSYWQGNDADQFRSRWQSDLRGRLGAAATCLRTNARALKLNADQQEQASTGGPGGSKGGPSAGTGRTAPGPLEFTFDPTTYGPVTVEGSGSFDSKASGETHGSIGPAGIDVGGSGEASTGGEMTWKAGSEFGPVKTTVTNETFVGARAEGEYGASVPFGFGLPNAHANGEAFAGAENVTTVRSDFFDGWVTDTSTTRMMTGVEASAHANASSPFLFSAGGEGFAGQKVTIDNKTEFAGGLFSVGQGGELRAGAWASAGEGEVSVKGRETTGTAFSAGAGAELTGSRYVEVLGQTVTLNATVAAGAGEGHFFTASVDEDGLTLGAGAKLTAELGLGAGGQITLSPKGLVDSVTGFVDFLNN